Within Cellulophaga sp. L1A9, the genomic segment GTGGTGCTGTTCAGATAGGAGCAGATGTTGTTCAGGGTGCTGGTATTACAGCTAAAGCTTTTGCAGCATACATACCTTACTCTAACGTATTCTTGACTATAGCGGTGGTTTTATTCGCAGTATCTACCATGATTTCTTGGTCTTATTATGGATTACAATCTTGGAAATTCTTATTCGGTAGAGGAAAAGCAGCAGATTTAACGTATAAATTTTTATTCTTAACTTTTGTGGTTATTGGTGCTGCAGCAAGTATGGGGTCTATTTGGGCATTTTCAGATGCAATGATTTTTGCAATGGTTTTCCCGAATATGGTAGGATTATTTTTCCTTTTCCCTGTAGTTAAAAAGCAATTGAAAAGGTATCTTGATGCTATTAAGCTTAAGTATGATGCTATTGATAATTAAATAGTACAGTAATGAAATTATTTAAATCCCACTTCAGGTTCTCAAAACAAGAACGAAGTGGGATTTTCTTTTTACTCGCTATTATTGTTTGTCTTCAACTAGGACATTATGTATATGCTACCCTGGTAGATGAGAAAGCTTCAAATCATTTTATCGTAGACAAAAATGTTCAGGCTCAGATAAATGCGCTTAAGGAAAATGCACAACGTAAAGATAGCACTGTACTTTTTCCTTTTAATCCAAATTACATCACAGATTACAAAGGCTATACTCTAGGTATGTCTGTTTCTGAAATTGATAGATTGCATGGGTTTAGAGCAAGCCGGAAATTTGTAAATTCAGTGCAAGACTTTCAAAAGGTAACTTTAGTTTCAGATTCCTTATTACATAAAATTTCGCCCTATTTTAAATTTCCTGATTGGGTAAATAAGAAAAAATATAAAGAAAGGGAAGCATCCGTTTCTATTCCAGAAAATACTAAAGCAATAGAGTCGTTGGTGAGTGATATTAACTTGGCTACTGCTTCAGAACTAAGAACTGTAAATGGGATAGGAGAGAAGCTATCTGCGCGAATCATTAAATTCAGAGATCGGTTAGGGGGCTTTGTAGATAATGAACAGGTTTCTGAAGTTTATGGGCTAGAAACTGCAGTCCTTCAAAGAATTTCTGAGAAATTTAAAGTTTTGTCAAAGCCAGAGATTGTCAAAGTAAATATCAATACAGCTTCAGCTTCAGAAATATCAAAATTGGTATACTTAAATTATACTGTTTCTAATGAGATTATTCGCTATCGAGAAGAAAATGGGACAATCAACTCCCTTGATGAATTAAAAAATATAGCGGGATTTCCTTCCGAAAAAATCAATAGAATATCTTTATATTTGGCATTATAAAAAAATAGCTATGAAAAATACCATATTTCACTTTTGATATGTGTGGTATTTTCGTCTTAAAAATTAATTTTCAAAATATATATAGATGAAAAGTATGTACTTCACAGAAGAGCATCAATTGTTTAGAGAAAGCCTTAAAAATTTTTTAAAGAAAGAAGTTGTTCCTCATATAGAGAAATGGGAAAGTACAGGTACCATTGAGCGTTTTATTTGGGCTAAGTTCGGGGAGATGGGATATTTTGGTCTCGCTACGCCTGAAAAGGACGGGGGTTTAGGTTTAGATTTATTTTATACCATTATTTTTTTAGAAGAACTTCAGAAAATAAATTCTGGTGGCTTTGCTGCGGCAATGTGGGCACATGCATATTTGGCTATGACCCATTTGAATAAAGAGGCAGATGATGAACTAAAAAAGCAATATCTAACACCGAGTGTATTAGGAGAAAAAATTGGATGTTTATGTATCTCTGAACCTTTTGGTGGGAGTGATGTTGCAGGAATGAGAACTACAGCAGAAAAAAAAGGAGATACCTATGTTATAAATGGTTCTAAGACATTTATAACTAATGGCGTGTATTGCGATTATATGATAGTTGCGGCTAAGACCAGTCCAGAATTAGGGAATAAAGGTATTAGTATCTTTTTGGTAGATAAAAAGACGCCTGGAGTGTCTGCTACTAAATTAAACAAATTAGGATGGCGTGCTTCAGATACGGGTGAGATTGCATTTGATAATGTAACGATTCCTGCTACTAATCTTATGGGGGAAGAAAATAAGGGCTTCTCTTATATTATGGAGCATTTTGCTTTAGAGCGCTTAATTATGGGAGTAAATTCGCATGCAAGAGCAGAATATGCTTTAGATTATGCTTTGCAATATATGTCAGAAAGACAAGCTTTTGGTAAATCTATAGATAAATATCAGGCGCTACGTCATCGTTTTGTAGACTTGCAGGCAGATATGGAAATGTGTCGTGAATATAATTATTTGGTCACCTATAGATTAAATAAAGGGGAATATGTCGTAAAAGAAGCAACTATTTCTAAATTGAAGTCAACCAAAATGGCAGATGAGGTAATTTATGACTGTTTGCAATTTCTTGGTGGATACGGGTATATGGAAGATTATCCAATGGCACGGTTACTTCGAGATAGTCGTTTGGGGCCTATTGGTGGAGGTACATCAGAGATACTAAGAGAGATCTTAGCTAAAATTATGATTGATAAAAAGGAATATAAGGCAACAAAAGTAGAATAGTTTTTTGTTTTATAAAGCTGATTTCTAGTTACATAGAATTAATTTAGTTGAATTTTCAAGGTATAGGTTGCTAATTAGAGAATAGTTTTTATCTTTGCAGTCTTAATCACTAAAGAGAGGAGGTTTTAGCCCATGTTAATTATACCAATAAAAGAAGGAGAAAACATAGATAGAGCATTGAAGCGTTTTAAGCGTAAGTTCGATAGAACTGGAACAATGCGTCAATTGAGAAAGCGTCAACAGTTTACGAAGCCCTCAGTAGCACGTAGAGCTCAGTTTCAAAAAGCTCATTATATTCAAGGATTGAGAGATCAAGAAGAGATATAGTATTTAAACGTTTATAATATAGTAAAGCCTTGCATTTTTTTGCAAGGCTTTTTTTGTGGCTTTTTTTAAAGATGGATTGAGTGTTAACTTTTGTATTTTTGATATATGTCTATAGTAGCATTTGTCGCTTATTTATCATTAGAGAAGAAGTATTCTGTAAATACAATTAAGGCTTATGAAAAAGATCTTAATGAATTTATTTTGTTCTGTAGTGAGGGGTGTGCGGAAGACAATGTAGATGAAGTCTCTTATGTAATTATTAGAAATTGGATTGTTGCTTTGGTAGACGGGAAAATAGCCAACCGTACTATTAATAGAAAAATAGCTTCTTTAAAGGCATACTATAAATTTTTATTAAAAACAGAAACGATAGCTGTTAATCCGCTAGCAAAACATAAAGCTTTAAAAACGGCTAAAAAAATTGAAATTCCTTTTTCGGAAGCCGAAATGAATGAAGTACTTAGTTCTATGACTTTTTCTGAAGATTTTGAAGGACTTAGGGATAAGTTGATTATTGAGTTGTTTTATGCTACAGGAATTCGTCGTATCGAATTGGTAAATTTAAAAGTGACTAATGTTGATTTGAGACAGAAAACAATTAAGGTTTTAGGGAAAAGAAATAAAGAACGTATTATTCCTTTGGTGGCTTCTTTAATGTCTTTGTTTGAAGCGTATTTTGTAGAGCGCAATTCTTTGCCGGCAATTACTTCAGATGAATTTGTGTTTTTGTTGAAATCAGGCGATAAAATTTATGAAACACTTGTGTATAGGGTTATCAATCATTATTTCGGTTTAGTGTCTAGTAAGGTAAAAAAGAGTCCTCATATACTTCGGCATACTTTTGCTACGCATTTATTAAATAAGGGTGCAGATTTAAATTCTGTAAAAGAATTATTGGGTCATGCTAGTTTGGCTTCTACTCAAGTCTATACCCATAATAGTATAGCGGAGTTAAAAAAAGTTCATTTACGTGCGCATCCTAGGAATAAAAATTAGTTTGGATTGTCGTTAATTGTCCTTTAAATTTTTCATCTGTAAAAGCAAATGTGTAAACGGTAAGTATTAAACCAAGTGCTAATTTGAATATTTTTAAATAAAATCGAATAAATAAATTAAATCAGTGCCTTGGTGAGGTAAATAGTTCTAATGTTCGTCTGAAAGTAAAAAAAACAAGCACTAAAGAGTGTGAAATTACAGAAATTAAATGGTATGTGCTTAAAAATGAATTTATTGTAAAAAAGCAATATGTGTCTTTTTAGGGGGTGGCTAATAGCGCTTGTGATTGGTTGAAAAGGACTTTGATAAGTCAAAATGAAAAAAATATTAAAATTGCGTAAAATTTTATTCAAAAAAATTTTGATAAACTAAAAATAGCTTTACATTTGCAGTCCGTTAGAAAAGCGGACTTTTTTAAAGCCAAAAAAAAGTAGTAAAAGCCGATGTAGCTCAGCTGGCTAGAGCAGCTGATTTGTAATCAGCAGGTCGTGGGTTCGAGTCCCTCCATCGGCTCTTAAGTTCTTTAAAATATTGATTTGGGGAGATACTCAAGCGGCCAACGAGGGCAGACTGTAAATCTGCTGACTACGTCTTCGCAGGTTCGAATCCTGCTCTCCCCACTTTAAAGAATTTTTTTAAAGTTATTAAGGGTAATTTGAAAAAATTGTTCTTAAATTTGAAATGTTGAAATATTGTTAGCTCTTGAAGTTAGCAAATAATTGCGAGAGTAGCTCAGTTGGTAGAGCGTCAGCCTTCCAAGCTGAATGTCGCCGGTTCGAACCCGGTCTCTCGCTCTAATAAAACCTTGAGTTTAAAAGGTTGTTTTTTTTGGGTTTTAATCTTCTTTTTAGTATTTGGATTATGAACTCAGATAGGCCGGTGTAGCTCAGGGGTAGAGCGTTTCCTTGGTAAGGAAGAGGTCATGAGTTCAAATCTCATCATTGGCTCAAACAAGACATAAATTGTACACTAATATAAACTAAGATTAAAATTCAATAAACATGGCTAAGGCAACATTTGATCGTTCTAAACCGCACTTAAATATCGGTACTATTGGACACGTAGATCACGGTAAAACTACATTGACTGCCGCTATTACAACAGTTTTAGCGAACGCAGGATTGTCTGAAATGAGAAGTTTCGACTCAATTGATAATGCACCTGAAGAAAAAGAAAGAGGGATTACTATTAATACATCACACGTAGAATATTCTACAGCTAACCGTCATTACGCTCACGTTGACTGTCCAGGTCACGCGGATTACGTAAAGAACATGGTTACTGGAGCTGCTCAGATGGATGGTGCTATTCTTGTTGTTGCTGCTACTGATGGTCCAATGCCACAAACACGTGAGCATATCCTTTTAGGTCGCCAGGTTGGTATTCCTAGAATGGTTGTATTCATGAATAAAGTGGATATGGTTGATGATGAAGAATTGTTAGAGCTTGTTGAAATGGAAGTTAGAGAATTACTTTCTTTCTATGAGTATGATGGTGATAATGGTCCTGTTATTGCTGGTTCAGCTTTAGGAGCATTGAACGGTGAGCAAAAATGGGTTGATACAGTAATGTCTTTAATGGAAGCTGTTGATACTTGGATCGAATTACCAAAAAGAGATGTTGAAAAAGATTTCTTAATGCCAGTTGAAGATGTATTTACAATTACTGGTCGTGGTACTGTTGCTACTGGTCGTATTGAAACTGGAGTAGCTAACACTGGTGATCCTGTTGAGATTATTGGTATGGGTGCTGAAAAATTGAACTCTACTGTTACTGGGGTTGAAATGTTCCGTAAGATATTAGATAGAGGTGAAGCTGGTGATAACGTAGGTCTTTTATTGAGAGGTATTGAAAAGTCTCAAATTAAAAGAGGTATGGTAATCTGTAAGCCAGGTTCTGTAACTCCACATGCTAAGTTTAAAGCAGAGGTTTACGTTCTTAAAAAAGAAGAAGGTGGTCGTCACACACCATTCCATAACAACTACCGTCCTCAGTTCTATGTAAGAACTACAGATGTTACAGGAACAATTACACTTCCTGATGGAGTTGAAATGGTAATGCCAGGTGATAACCTTACTATTAATGTTGAATTATTATCTCCAATTGCATTGAGTGTTGGTTTACGTTTCGCTATCCGTGAAGGTGGTAGAACTGTAGGTGCAGGTCAAGTAACTGAGATTACAGATTAATCATTAATAAGATTATATAAAAGTATTTTCATCAAGGGTGTCCGTTACTAACGGATACCTTTCGATGTAAATAGAAACGGGTGTAGCTCAGTTGGTAGAGCACTGGTCTCCAAAACCAGGTGTCGTGAGTTCGAGTCTCCCCTCCCGTGCTAATAAAGAGAGGTTATTAAGCGAGAAATTGGTTAAAGACCTATTGTATTATAAAGTAAATCTTTCGCAGCATGTTAACATATATCAAGGAATCCTTAGAGGAACTTAGAACTAATATAACATTACCTTCCAAATCTGAAGCATCAAATTTGATGGTAATTGTTGCTGTTTTTTCTATTTTGTTTGCTTTGGCAACTTGGGGTGTAGATAGTCTTTTTAGTGAGTTGATTCAAATTTATTTTGATAAATTAATAAATTAAGAAAAGATCTATGTCAGAAGTATTGGATAAAAAGTGGTATGTAGTTAGGGCTGTAAGTGGTCAAGAAAACAAAATTAGGGGTTACATCGAATCAGAGGTAGCTCGTTTAGGTTTTGGTGATTATTTAGATGAGGTTTTAGTGCCTACTGAAAAGGTAATTCAAATCCGTAATGGTAAGAAGGTAAATAAAGAAAGAGTTTATTTTCCTGGTTATATTATGGTGAAGGCTAACCTTGGAGGTGAGGTAGCTCATATTATTCGTTCTATTACCAATGTAATTGGTTTTTTAGGGGAAACAAAAGGAGGAGATCCTGTTCCCTTGAGAAAAGCAGAGGTGAATAGAATGTTAGGTAAGGTTGATGAATTAACTGTAACAACAGAAAATGTTGCTATTCCTTTTGTAATGGGAGAAACGGTTAAGGTTATTGACGGGCCTTTTAATGGATTTAACGGAACAGTTGAAAAGATTAATGAAGAGAAGCGTAAGCTTGAGGTAATGGTTAAGATTTTCGGAAGAAAAACTCCATTAGAGTTGAGTTATATGCAAGTTGAAAAAGTATAAATTTAGAACTGTTACATAAAAGTTGTGTTGCTTCCAATTGACACAATTTAATTTAATTTAAGACAATGGCAAAAGAAATTAGTAAAGTAGTTAAACTACAAGTTAGGGGAGGTGCAGCGAATCCGTCGCCACCGGTTGGACCCGCTTTAGGTGCTGCCGGTGTTAACATCATGGAGTTCTGTAAGCAATTTAATGCACGTACACAGGACAAACAGGGTAAAGTTTTACCTGTTGCTATCACCGTATACAAGGATAAGTCGTTTGACTTCGTTGTAAAGACACCGCCGGCGGCAGTTCAGCTTATGGAAGCGGCTAAGATTAAAAAAGGATCAGGTG encodes:
- a CDS encoding tyrosine-type recombinase/integrase, which translates into the protein MSIVAFVAYLSLEKKYSVNTIKAYEKDLNEFILFCSEGCAEDNVDEVSYVIIRNWIVALVDGKIANRTINRKIASLKAYYKFLLKTETIAVNPLAKHKALKTAKKIEIPFSEAEMNEVLSSMTFSEDFEGLRDKLIIELFYATGIRRIELVNLKVTNVDLRQKTIKVLGKRNKERIIPLVASLMSLFEAYFVERNSLPAITSDEFVFLLKSGDKIYETLVYRVINHYFGLVSSKVKKSPHILRHTFATHLLNKGADLNSVKELLGHASLASTQVYTHNSIAELKKVHLRAHPRNKN
- the secE gene encoding preprotein translocase subunit SecE, which produces MLTYIKESLEELRTNITLPSKSEASNLMVIVAVFSILFALATWGVDSLFSELIQIYFDKLIN
- the tuf gene encoding elongation factor Tu; protein product: MAKATFDRSKPHLNIGTIGHVDHGKTTLTAAITTVLANAGLSEMRSFDSIDNAPEEKERGITINTSHVEYSTANRHYAHVDCPGHADYVKNMVTGAAQMDGAILVVAATDGPMPQTREHILLGRQVGIPRMVVFMNKVDMVDDEELLELVEMEVRELLSFYEYDGDNGPVIAGSALGALNGEQKWVDTVMSLMEAVDTWIELPKRDVEKDFLMPVEDVFTITGRGTVATGRIETGVANTGDPVEIIGMGAEKLNSTVTGVEMFRKILDRGEAGDNVGLLLRGIEKSQIKRGMVICKPGSVTPHAKFKAEVYVLKKEEGGRHTPFHNNYRPQFYVRTTDVTGTITLPDGVEMVMPGDNLTINVELLSPIALSVGLRFAIREGGRTVGAGQVTEITD
- the rplK gene encoding 50S ribosomal protein L11; protein product: MAKEISKVVKLQVRGGAANPSPPVGPALGAAGVNIMEFCKQFNARTQDKQGKVLPVAITVYKDKSFDFVVKTPPAAVQLMEAAKIKKGSGEPNRVKNGNVSWDQIKTIAEDKMVDLNAFTINSAMSMVAGTARSMGLKVSGTRPF
- a CDS encoding helix-hairpin-helix domain-containing protein produces the protein MKLFKSHFRFSKQERSGIFFLLAIIVCLQLGHYVYATLVDEKASNHFIVDKNVQAQINALKENAQRKDSTVLFPFNPNYITDYKGYTLGMSVSEIDRLHGFRASRKFVNSVQDFQKVTLVSDSLLHKISPYFKFPDWVNKKKYKEREASVSIPENTKAIESLVSDINLATASELRTVNGIGEKLSARIIKFRDRLGGFVDNEQVSEVYGLETAVLQRISEKFKVLSKPEIVKVNINTASASEISKLVYLNYTVSNEIIRYREENGTINSLDELKNIAGFPSEKINRISLYLAL
- the nusG gene encoding transcription termination/antitermination protein NusG; translation: MSEVLDKKWYVVRAVSGQENKIRGYIESEVARLGFGDYLDEVLVPTEKVIQIRNGKKVNKERVYFPGYIMVKANLGGEVAHIIRSITNVIGFLGETKGGDPVPLRKAEVNRMLGKVDELTVTTENVAIPFVMGETVKVIDGPFNGFNGTVEKINEEKRKLEVMVKIFGRKTPLELSYMQVEKV
- the rpsU gene encoding 30S ribosomal protein S21; protein product: MLIIPIKEGENIDRALKRFKRKFDRTGTMRQLRKRQQFTKPSVARRAQFQKAHYIQGLRDQEEI
- a CDS encoding acyl-CoA dehydrogenase family protein; protein product: MKSMYFTEEHQLFRESLKNFLKKEVVPHIEKWESTGTIERFIWAKFGEMGYFGLATPEKDGGLGLDLFYTIIFLEELQKINSGGFAAAMWAHAYLAMTHLNKEADDELKKQYLTPSVLGEKIGCLCISEPFGGSDVAGMRTTAEKKGDTYVINGSKTFITNGVYCDYMIVAAKTSPELGNKGISIFLVDKKTPGVSATKLNKLGWRASDTGEIAFDNVTIPATNLMGEENKGFSYIMEHFALERLIMGVNSHARAEYALDYALQYMSERQAFGKSIDKYQALRHRFVDLQADMEMCREYNYLVTYRLNKGEYVVKEATISKLKSTKMADEVIYDCLQFLGGYGYMEDYPMARLLRDSRLGPIGGGTSEILREILAKIMIDKKEYKATKVE